From a region of the Tenggerimyces flavus genome:
- a CDS encoding class I SAM-dependent methyltransferase: MAVDEGRLMEFVGKFVGDVGAAMAAGNVVVGDRLGLYKALAEGPQRPEELAARTETAPRYVEEWLRGQAAGGYVEYDPATGRYSLTEEQAFALTDPFAPVFAPGAFQLAVGTLRSVDQITEAFKTGEGFGWHQHDPEVFEGCERFFRPGYIGNLLPSWLPALDGVVERLQHGIRVADVGCGHGASTLLMAQAFPASEFVGFDYHQGSIEEARKRAADAGLSDRVSFEAASAQDFGGGPYDLVTSFDCLHDMGDPLLAARHIRESLGPNGTWMVVEPFAGNAVEDNFNLVGRSYYSFSSFLCVPNALSQDGGYSLGAQAGEEPIRHIAKEAGLSRFRRVAETPFNIVYEARP; encoded by the coding sequence ATGGCAGTGGACGAAGGACGGTTGATGGAGTTCGTCGGCAAGTTCGTCGGCGACGTCGGCGCCGCGATGGCGGCCGGCAACGTGGTGGTGGGGGACCGGCTCGGGCTGTACAAGGCTCTCGCCGAGGGGCCGCAGCGGCCCGAGGAACTGGCCGCGCGCACCGAGACGGCGCCGCGGTACGTCGAGGAGTGGCTGCGCGGCCAGGCCGCCGGCGGCTACGTCGAGTACGACCCGGCCACGGGCCGCTACTCGCTCACCGAGGAGCAGGCGTTCGCGCTCACCGACCCGTTCGCGCCGGTGTTCGCGCCCGGCGCGTTCCAGCTCGCGGTCGGCACGCTGCGCTCGGTCGACCAGATCACCGAGGCGTTCAAGACCGGTGAGGGCTTCGGCTGGCACCAGCACGACCCCGAGGTGTTCGAGGGCTGCGAACGGTTCTTCCGTCCGGGCTACATCGGCAACCTGCTCCCGAGCTGGCTCCCTGCGCTGGACGGCGTGGTCGAGCGCCTCCAGCACGGCATCCGCGTCGCCGACGTCGGCTGCGGTCACGGCGCCTCGACGCTGCTGATGGCGCAGGCGTTCCCGGCGTCGGAGTTCGTCGGCTTCGACTACCACCAGGGCTCGATCGAGGAGGCGCGCAAGCGAGCCGCCGACGCCGGCCTGAGCGATCGGGTGAGCTTCGAGGCGGCGTCCGCGCAGGACTTCGGCGGCGGGCCGTACGACCTCGTCACCTCGTTCGACTGCCTGCACGACATGGGCGACCCGCTGCTCGCCGCGCGGCACATCCGCGAGTCGCTCGGCCCGAACGGCACCTGGATGGTCGTCGAGCCGTTCGCCGGCAACGCCGTCGAGGACAACTTCAACCTGGTGGGGCGTTCGTACTACTCGTTCTCCTCGTTCCTGTGCGTGCCGAACGCGCTGTCCCAGGACGGCGGGTACTCCCTCGGCGCCCAGGCCGGCGAGGAGCCGATCCGCCACATCGCCAAGGAGGCGGGCCTGTCCAGGTTCCGCCGCGTGGCCGAGACGCCGTTCAACATCGTGTACGAGGCGCGGCCCTAG
- a CDS encoding carbohydrate ABC transporter permease, with protein MTTTSTPPRRRLSMRRREAIACYIFMAPAILGLLLFAIGPMIASLLLSFTEYDMLSAPQWVGLANFQALIGDELFHKSLRVTAVYSLVTVPTILVISFILANLLNQKIRGISFFRSVYYLPTVISGVAVAMLWRWMFNGEYGLVNTLLDKIGIDGPNWFQDESWALPALIVTSLWTFGSTTLIYLAGLQGVPNEIYEAAQVDGASRLRQHLHITMPMVSNVTFFNLVMGVIGSLQVFAEPFVLTGGGPNNSTLLLPLYLYRNAFEYLKMGYASAIAWASFLIVLALTLLVFKSLPYWVHLEGSTEERNR; from the coding sequence GTGACCACCACCTCCACACCTCCGCGCCGGAGGCTGAGCATGCGGCGTCGCGAGGCGATCGCGTGCTACATCTTCATGGCACCGGCGATCCTCGGCCTGCTGCTGTTCGCGATCGGCCCGATGATCGCCTCGCTCCTGCTGAGCTTCACCGAGTACGACATGCTCTCCGCGCCGCAGTGGGTCGGGCTCGCCAACTTCCAGGCGCTGATCGGCGACGAGCTGTTCCACAAGTCGTTGCGCGTCACCGCGGTCTACTCGCTCGTGACGGTGCCGACGATCCTCGTCATCTCGTTCATCCTCGCCAACCTGCTGAACCAGAAGATCCGCGGCATCTCGTTCTTCCGTTCGGTCTACTACCTGCCCACGGTCATCTCCGGCGTCGCGGTCGCGATGCTGTGGCGCTGGATGTTCAACGGCGAGTACGGCCTGGTCAACACGCTGCTGGACAAGATCGGCATCGACGGACCGAACTGGTTCCAGGACGAGTCGTGGGCACTGCCGGCGCTGATCGTCACGAGCCTGTGGACGTTCGGCAGCACGACGCTGATCTACCTCGCCGGACTGCAGGGCGTGCCGAACGAGATCTACGAGGCGGCGCAGGTCGACGGCGCGAGCCGCCTCCGCCAGCACCTGCACATCACCATGCCGATGGTGTCGAACGTGACGTTCTTCAACCTCGTCATGGGAGTTATCGGCTCGCTGCAGGTCTTCGCCGAACCGTTCGTACTGACCGGCGGCGGGCCGAACAACTCCACGCTGCTGCTGCCGCTCTACCTGTACCGCAACGCGTTCGAGTACCTGAAGATGGGCTACGCGTCCGCGATCGCGTGGGCGTCGTTCCTCATCGTGCTCGCGCTCACGTTGCTCGTCTTCAAGTCGCTCCCCTACTGGGTGCACCTCGAGGGCAGTACCGAAGAGAGGAACCGATGA
- a CDS encoding mandelate racemase/muconate lactonizing enzyme family protein, protein MRIDAVDFFYLAMPEIRDVGDGSQDMLLVRVLAGDEVGWGECEASPLTSIASLVTPMSHSACKPVLASVQGETLNDAKDIARISQRVRENSLDLLQAPHTYSGIEIALWDLLGKHLDAPVYALLGQSKAHRKVAYASVLFGDTPQQTYERAKEIADRGFRAAKFGWGPYGHGTVAVDAELVEAARAGLGDEPRLFVDAGTVWGEDVEAAAARLPALEAHRVGWLEEPFGTAAFGAYSRLAADGRVAIAAGEGAHDPRGAMNLIDYAGIAYVQVETGRIGGIGPSARVAEYAAERGIGYINHTFTSQLALAASLHAFAGLADSTLAEYPAEPSPLAAALTTDRIEPDADGTIGLPDAPGLGLTPTPANVRGYLMDVEIRVGDTVLYATPPLEEGAPP, encoded by the coding sequence ATGCGCATCGACGCCGTCGACTTCTTCTACCTCGCGATGCCGGAGATCCGCGACGTCGGCGACGGCAGCCAGGACATGCTGCTGGTCCGGGTACTCGCTGGCGACGAGGTCGGCTGGGGTGAGTGCGAGGCCTCGCCGCTCACCTCGATCGCGAGCCTCGTCACGCCGATGTCGCACAGCGCGTGCAAGCCCGTTCTCGCTTCCGTGCAAGGCGAAACCCTGAACGACGCCAAGGACATCGCGAGGATCTCCCAGCGGGTAAGGGAGAACAGCCTCGATCTCCTGCAGGCGCCGCACACGTACTCCGGTATCGAGATCGCGCTGTGGGACCTGCTCGGGAAACACCTCGACGCACCGGTGTACGCGCTCCTCGGCCAGTCGAAGGCACATCGCAAGGTCGCGTACGCCTCGGTCCTGTTCGGTGACACGCCCCAGCAGACGTACGAGCGGGCGAAAGAGATCGCCGACCGCGGCTTCCGCGCCGCCAAGTTCGGCTGGGGGCCGTACGGCCACGGCACGGTCGCCGTCGACGCCGAGCTCGTCGAGGCCGCTCGCGCGGGACTCGGCGACGAGCCCCGGCTGTTCGTCGACGCCGGGACGGTGTGGGGCGAGGACGTCGAGGCGGCGGCCGCGCGACTGCCCGCTCTGGAGGCGCATCGCGTCGGCTGGCTGGAGGAACCGTTCGGCACCGCCGCGTTCGGTGCCTACAGCCGGCTCGCCGCGGACGGTCGCGTGGCGATCGCGGCCGGGGAAGGCGCCCACGATCCGCGCGGCGCGATGAACCTCATCGACTACGCCGGCATCGCGTACGTCCAGGTGGAGACCGGCCGCATCGGCGGCATCGGGCCGTCGGCGCGGGTCGCGGAGTACGCAGCCGAACGCGGCATCGGCTACATCAACCACACGTTCACCTCCCAGCTCGCGCTCGCCGCCTCGCTGCACGCGTTCGCCGGGCTGGCCGACTCGACGCTCGCCGAGTACCCCGCCGAGCCCTCGCCGCTCGCCGCGGCACTGACGACCGACCGCATCGAACCCGACGCCGACGGCACGATCGGGCTGCCCGACGCCCCCGGCCTCGGCCTCACGCCGACGCCGGCGAACGTCCGCGGCTACCTGATGGACGTGGAGATCCGCGTCGGCGACACGGTGCTCTATGCGACCCCGCCGCTGGAGGAGGGAGCGCCGCCGTGA
- a CDS encoding GntR family transcriptional regulator, whose translation MARNDRAMLVDTVYDALKERIMDQAVAPGSRLTIELLAVELEVSPTPVREALARLAAERLVTFEPFKGYATMPLLTQRQLADLLHVRRLLEMDAAQLAATRAILADLRAMERELAAMDLLEPTPQYRDFRSYVHHDQLFHEALVAASGNVFLLDTFRGLHVHAQLARLVHEFGEFDNRENAVEHRAIFDAVKAHDAGGAAEAVRAHLDRYEWQLGEFLDSETHPARR comes from the coding sequence GTGGCCAGGAACGATCGCGCGATGCTCGTCGACACCGTCTATGACGCGCTCAAGGAACGCATCATGGACCAGGCGGTCGCGCCCGGCAGCAGGCTGACGATCGAGCTGCTGGCGGTCGAGCTCGAGGTCAGCCCGACGCCCGTCCGCGAGGCCCTCGCCCGGCTGGCGGCGGAGCGGCTGGTGACGTTCGAGCCGTTCAAGGGGTACGCGACGATGCCGCTGCTGACCCAGCGCCAGCTCGCGGATCTGCTGCACGTGCGGCGGCTGCTCGAGATGGACGCAGCCCAGCTCGCGGCGACCCGGGCGATCCTCGCCGACCTGCGGGCGATGGAGCGCGAGCTCGCCGCGATGGACCTGCTGGAGCCGACGCCGCAGTACCGGGACTTTCGTTCGTACGTGCATCACGACCAGCTGTTCCACGAGGCGCTGGTCGCCGCGTCGGGCAACGTGTTCCTGCTCGACACGTTCCGCGGGCTGCACGTGCACGCGCAACTGGCGCGGCTCGTGCACGAGTTCGGGGAGTTCGACAACCGGGAGAACGCGGTGGAGCACCGCGCGATCTTCGACGCGGTGAAGGCGCACGATGCGGGAGGCGCCGCGGAGGCCGTCCGCGCGCACCTCGACCGCTACGAGTGGCAGCTCGGCGAGTTCCTGGACAGCGAGACCCACCCCGCCCGCCGCTAG
- a CDS encoding alpha-galactosidase, whose product MLKCDLDQGGLAVELGPWAELASSEAFGVRVDGELLTARSPGLRVQGLDRTILGDGVEETVVRYERADTPALAVEWHVERRDALELAEAWVVVRNLGPGELTVDRLDSIRVDLATGGAGAELRSFTSSWGLEFEPVNQPLTGDRTLQTLAGRSSKNEHPWFALVRPDGVALAGAPVWSGNWVFRFEETPQGHRLSGGLHDEGFAKRLGPGEDIEAPHVVLATGADVDATSVAFAHVARETAPANALASQLPVEWNTWWTYEDHSIDEQVFRANVDAAAELGIEVCTLDAGWFGPSDTGSHWTDHRGDWDHVNAERFPSGLRALADYVHERGMRFGIWCEIEAIGPKAAVAERRPDLPARRDGQPLGQVCFGNPDAAQWAYETLDRLVSDEGADWIKLDFNLDPGLGCNRTDHGHGPDDGLFEHYRGYYGVLTRIRERHPDVVLENCSSGGLRIDLGMLRQTHLTFLSDPDWPEHGLQLLWGASLMLPPNLLLHWGFSEWYGDHRHQTFDPRDPNLQPHQVDYYRRIAMVGSTGLSWGLPNLPENVHARLASNNRTYAELVRPYIRDADLHRLTDQPKRFGEGDRWAGFQYARPDGSSHLALLFRLPGGEDERTIALHGLAEDADYDVSWLDADRRETRGGADLMTTGLHLRLPEEGSEIVVLVRR is encoded by the coding sequence GTGCTGAAGTGTGACCTCGACCAGGGCGGCCTCGCCGTCGAGCTGGGTCCGTGGGCGGAGCTCGCGAGCAGCGAGGCGTTCGGCGTACGGGTCGACGGCGAGCTGCTCACCGCCCGATCTCCCGGGCTCCGCGTCCAGGGCCTCGACCGGACGATCCTCGGCGACGGCGTCGAGGAGACCGTGGTCCGCTACGAACGAGCGGACACTCCCGCGCTCGCGGTCGAGTGGCACGTCGAGCGCCGCGACGCCCTCGAGCTCGCCGAGGCGTGGGTGGTCGTCCGCAACCTCGGCCCCGGAGAGCTCACCGTCGACCGGCTCGACTCGATCCGCGTCGACCTCGCGACGGGCGGCGCAGGCGCCGAGCTCCGGTCGTTCACGAGCAGCTGGGGCTTGGAGTTCGAGCCTGTCAACCAACCGTTGACAGGCGACAGAACCCTGCAGACGTTGGCCGGACGCTCGTCCAAGAACGAGCATCCCTGGTTCGCGCTCGTCCGTCCCGACGGCGTCGCCCTCGCCGGCGCACCCGTCTGGTCGGGCAACTGGGTGTTCCGGTTCGAGGAGACACCGCAGGGGCACCGGCTCTCGGGCGGGCTCCACGACGAGGGATTCGCCAAGCGGCTTGGCCCTGGTGAGGACATCGAGGCGCCGCACGTCGTCCTCGCTACGGGTGCCGACGTCGACGCCACCTCCGTCGCGTTCGCCCACGTAGCCCGCGAGACGGCGCCGGCGAACGCGCTCGCGAGCCAGCTTCCGGTCGAGTGGAACACCTGGTGGACGTACGAGGACCACAGCATCGACGAGCAGGTCTTCCGCGCGAACGTCGACGCCGCCGCCGAGCTCGGCATCGAGGTCTGCACGCTCGACGCCGGCTGGTTCGGCCCCTCCGACACCGGCAGCCACTGGACCGACCACCGCGGCGACTGGGACCACGTCAACGCCGAACGCTTCCCGAGCGGGCTCCGCGCCCTCGCCGACTACGTGCACGAACGCGGCATGCGGTTCGGCATCTGGTGCGAGATCGAGGCGATCGGGCCCAAGGCGGCCGTCGCCGAACGCCGGCCGGACCTCCCCGCGAGGCGGGACGGCCAGCCCCTCGGCCAGGTCTGCTTCGGCAATCCCGACGCCGCGCAGTGGGCGTACGAGACCCTCGACCGCCTCGTCAGCGACGAGGGCGCGGACTGGATCAAGCTCGACTTCAACCTCGACCCCGGCCTCGGCTGCAACCGGACCGACCACGGACACGGCCCGGACGACGGGCTGTTCGAGCACTACCGCGGCTACTACGGCGTCCTCACCCGCATCCGCGAACGCCATCCCGACGTCGTCCTCGAGAACTGCTCTTCCGGCGGCCTCCGCATCGACCTCGGCATGCTCCGGCAGACGCACCTCACGTTCCTCAGCGACCCCGACTGGCCCGAGCACGGACTCCAGCTGCTGTGGGGCGCAAGCCTCATGCTGCCGCCGAACCTGTTGCTGCACTGGGGATTCTCTGAGTGGTACGGCGACCACCGGCACCAGACGTTCGACCCGCGCGACCCCAACCTCCAACCCCACCAGGTCGACTACTACCGCCGCATCGCCATGGTCGGCTCGACCGGCCTGTCCTGGGGCCTGCCCAACCTCCCGGAGAACGTGCACGCACGACTCGCCAGCAACAACCGCACGTACGCGGAGCTCGTCCGCCCGTACATCCGCGACGCCGACCTGCACCGTCTGACCGACCAGCCGAAGCGGTTCGGCGAGGGCGACCGCTGGGCCGGCTTCCAGTACGCGCGGCCCGACGGCAGCAGCCATCTCGCGCTGCTGTTCCGCCTGCCTGGTGGGGAGGACGAACGCACGATCGCCCTACACGGGCTCGCCGAGGACGCCGACTACGACGTCAGCTGGCTCGACGCGGACCGGCGCGAGACCCGCGGCGGCGCCGACCTGATGACCACCGGCCTCCACCTGCGGCTGCCCGAGGAAGGCTCGGAGATCGTCGTGCTGGTGAGGCGCTGA
- a CDS encoding carbohydrate ABC transporter permease has product MSSDLLRATAAHPTTGSSPSRPGRPTARRIVRLVLSYFVLGLGGVAILMPFFWMLSTALKRQEDVYKFPPEWFSSPHFANFAEALTLVPFYKFALNTATVVSLVVLGTLVSCSFAAYGFARLRAPGRDAIFLLVIATIMLPTTVTLVPTYIMFNYLGWINSFKPLIIPAFFGVPFYIFLLRQFYLTIPRELEDAARIDGAGYFRIWWTIMLPLSKPALATVMVFTFIAAYNDFFGPLIYLTDESKWTIAVALSTFTGSPRIGPQMHLLMAATTIAAIPSILVFLLAQRYFVRGIVLSGITR; this is encoded by the coding sequence ATGAGCAGCGACCTCCTTCGCGCCACCGCGGCCCATCCGACGACGGGATCGTCGCCTTCCCGACCCGGCCGCCCGACGGCGCGCCGCATCGTTCGCCTGGTCCTGAGCTACTTCGTGCTGGGGCTCGGCGGAGTCGCGATCCTGATGCCGTTCTTCTGGATGCTGTCGACGGCGCTCAAGCGGCAGGAGGACGTCTACAAGTTCCCACCCGAGTGGTTCAGCTCGCCGCACTTCGCCAACTTCGCGGAGGCGCTCACCCTGGTGCCGTTCTACAAGTTCGCCCTCAACACCGCGACGGTCGTCTCGCTCGTCGTGCTCGGCACGTTGGTGTCGTGCTCGTTCGCGGCGTACGGGTTCGCGCGGCTGCGCGCGCCGGGACGGGACGCGATCTTCCTCCTCGTGATCGCGACGATCATGCTGCCGACGACGGTCACGCTCGTGCCGACGTACATCATGTTCAACTACCTCGGGTGGATCAACAGCTTCAAGCCGTTGATCATCCCCGCGTTCTTCGGTGTGCCGTTCTACATCTTCCTGCTCCGGCAGTTCTATCTGACCATTCCGCGTGAGCTGGAGGACGCCGCCCGCATCGACGGTGCCGGGTACTTCCGCATCTGGTGGACGATCATGCTGCCGCTGAGCAAGCCCGCCTTGGCGACGGTGATGGTCTTCACGTTCATCGCGGCCTACAACGACTTCTTCGGTCCGCTGATCTATCTCACCGACGAGTCGAAGTGGACCATCGCGGTCGCCCTGTCGACGTTCACGGGGTCGCCACGCATCGGACCGCAGATGCACTTACTCATGGCGGCGACGACGATCGCCGCGATCCCGTCGATCCTCGTGTTCTTGTTGGCTCAGCGGTACTTCGTTCGCGGCATCGTGCTGAGCGGAATCACCCGATAG
- a CDS encoding ABC transporter substrate-binding protein yields the protein MENVRHGIDRRRFLSGAMAAAGAVGLPLLAGCGGDDDSGGSGGSGSIRVLAWSNSPSIDANFKARLKAFNDAQKGKIKATLQLLPYDQYWQKIQLAYSARQPYDIYYWDVQAYAHYKRGLLKDLQPDIDNAKLTDDATYPTNLYDPWKFDGKSMFGCPENVQTMVFFYNKDLFDKAGVKYPDDTWTWDDVITAAEKLTVRQGSKVTQWGLDIGDLSIWWGLQTLSWAQDTAFVDKELEPTKLQLSDPRNVESIAFIQDLIYKHKVAPSPTQTTSVAQDVGAFESGKIAMRPAGGWQIASYKKLSFKWAVAPLPLFKGKRVAPYWLGGWNIPKAGKAQEAAFEYAKWSASTFQPQMAKDHDWIPLRNAERSSGVMLEGMPDGFEQSIRQLDNSRIGDIYHANNLQLIEEVFGPTFEQLWNNKLKPEQAAKQMDDKGTALLKG from the coding sequence ATGGAGAACGTTCGGCACGGCATCGATCGGCGGCGGTTCCTCTCCGGTGCGATGGCCGCGGCAGGCGCCGTCGGGCTGCCGTTGCTGGCCGGCTGCGGCGGCGATGACGACTCCGGCGGGTCGGGCGGCAGCGGCTCGATCCGCGTACTCGCCTGGTCGAACAGCCCGAGCATCGACGCCAACTTCAAAGCCCGCTTGAAGGCGTTCAACGACGCGCAGAAGGGCAAGATCAAGGCGACGCTGCAGCTGTTGCCGTACGACCAGTACTGGCAGAAGATCCAGCTCGCCTACTCCGCGCGGCAGCCGTACGACATCTACTACTGGGACGTGCAGGCGTACGCGCACTACAAGCGCGGACTGCTCAAGGACCTGCAGCCGGACATCGACAACGCCAAGTTGACAGACGACGCGACGTACCCGACCAACCTCTACGATCCGTGGAAGTTCGACGGCAAGAGCATGTTCGGCTGCCCGGAGAACGTGCAGACGATGGTGTTCTTCTACAACAAGGACCTGTTCGACAAGGCCGGCGTGAAGTACCCCGACGACACCTGGACCTGGGACGACGTCATCACCGCCGCCGAGAAGCTCACCGTGCGGCAAGGCTCGAAGGTCACGCAATGGGGCCTTGACATCGGCGATCTGTCCATCTGGTGGGGACTTCAGACGCTGTCGTGGGCGCAGGACACCGCGTTCGTCGACAAGGAGCTGGAGCCGACGAAGCTCCAGCTGAGCGATCCCCGCAACGTCGAGTCGATCGCGTTCATCCAGGACCTCATCTACAAGCACAAGGTCGCGCCGTCACCCACGCAGACGACCAGCGTCGCCCAGGACGTGGGCGCGTTCGAGAGCGGCAAGATCGCGATGCGGCCGGCGGGCGGTTGGCAGATCGCGAGCTACAAGAAGCTCTCGTTCAAGTGGGCGGTCGCACCGCTGCCGCTGTTCAAGGGCAAGCGCGTCGCGCCGTACTGGCTGGGCGGCTGGAACATCCCGAAGGCGGGCAAGGCGCAGGAGGCGGCGTTCGAGTACGCCAAGTGGAGCGCCTCGACGTTCCAGCCGCAGATGGCCAAGGACCACGACTGGATCCCGCTGCGCAACGCCGAGCGCTCCTCCGGCGTGATGCTCGAGGGTATGCCAGACGGCTTCGAGCAGAGCATCAGACAGCTCGACAACTCCCGGATCGGCGACATCTACCACGCGAACAACCTGCAGCTCATCGAAGAGGTCTTCGGGCCGACGTTCGAGCAGCTGTGGAACAACAAGCTCAAGCCGGAGCAGGCGGCCAAGCAGATGGACGACAAGGGCACAGCGCTGTTGAAGGGGTGA
- a CDS encoding PhoX family protein, whose translation MKRVMLPLIHRRGSRSHVTCEYRCGNACDKPVPNKSDNKYLGDIIQSALSRRNLLKGSAAGALVLSTGSMLAGATTAAADSTGNGAAKHGGGGGGGGFKLNSLKFDTVPPNSDDKLTVPKGFQQAVIVAWGDPIVPGAPAFNLDAQTPKAQEGQFGYNCDYVAVMPLDKDWSHERALLVVNNEYTNENNMFDGWTTGAAATVDQLKIAQAAHGLSVVEIERVGRTGRWAQRKKGSRRYNRRITATTKIQVTGPAAGHALLKTAADPSGRWVKGTIGNCSGGTTPYGTTLHGEENFNGYFEASGPVNSAYEAAFKRYGLPLAVNAGRSWARVDERWDVAKNPNEANRFGWIVELDPYDADAAPRKRTMLGRMKHEGATTTLSEDGHLVAYTGDDERFDYLYKFVSRDKYRRGHSRRDREHNLSLLDRGTLYVARFLDEQPGDTEYDGIGEWIPLTSDKESYVDGFTVAEVLINTRLAADTVGPTKMDRPEDVERNPVNGSVYIACTNNTARTPAQVDEANPRPANKDGHIIELDEAGGDAASDLFRWRIFLVCGDPTDPSTYFGGYDKTKVSPISCPDNVAFDKSGNLWISTDGNTLGSNDGFFAVPTKGAERGHVKQFLTVPAEAETCGPWITDDQRTAIVAVQHPGEGGTVAEPTSHWPFGGVPRPSVACVWKD comes from the coding sequence ATGAAGCGTGTCATGCTGCCATTGATCCACCGGCGAGGTTCCCGCAGCCACGTCACCTGTGAGTACCGCTGCGGCAACGCCTGCGACAAGCCGGTGCCGAACAAGTCCGACAACAAGTACCTCGGGGACATCATCCAGTCGGCGCTGAGCCGCCGAAACCTCCTCAAGGGAAGCGCCGCCGGCGCGCTCGTGCTGAGCACCGGATCCATGCTCGCCGGCGCCACGACGGCAGCCGCCGACTCGACGGGGAACGGCGCCGCCAAGCACGGTGGTGGCGGCGGAGGCGGCGGGTTCAAGCTGAACAGCCTCAAGTTCGACACGGTCCCGCCGAACAGTGACGACAAGCTGACGGTCCCGAAGGGCTTCCAGCAGGCGGTCATCGTGGCCTGGGGCGACCCGATCGTGCCCGGCGCGCCGGCGTTCAACCTCGACGCCCAGACGCCGAAAGCCCAGGAAGGCCAGTTCGGCTACAACTGCGACTACGTCGCGGTCATGCCGCTGGACAAGGACTGGAGCCACGAGCGCGCGCTGCTCGTCGTGAACAACGAGTACACCAACGAGAACAACATGTTCGACGGCTGGACGACCGGCGCCGCCGCCACCGTCGACCAGCTGAAGATCGCCCAGGCCGCGCACGGCCTCTCGGTCGTCGAGATCGAGCGGGTCGGCCGCACCGGCCGCTGGGCGCAGCGCAAGAAGGGCAGCCGCCGGTACAACCGCCGCATCACCGCGACGACCAAGATCCAGGTGACTGGCCCGGCCGCGGGCCACGCGCTGCTGAAGACCGCCGCGGACCCGTCCGGCCGCTGGGTCAAGGGCACGATCGGCAACTGCTCCGGTGGCACCACGCCGTACGGCACCACGCTGCACGGCGAGGAGAACTTCAACGGCTACTTCGAGGCGTCCGGCCCCGTGAACAGCGCCTACGAGGCGGCGTTCAAGCGGTACGGCCTCCCGCTGGCGGTCAACGCCGGCCGCTCCTGGGCCCGCGTCGACGAGCGCTGGGACGTCGCGAAGAACCCGAACGAGGCCAACCGGTTCGGCTGGATCGTCGAGCTCGACCCGTACGACGCCGACGCCGCCCCGCGCAAGCGCACGATGCTCGGCCGGATGAAGCACGAGGGCGCGACCACCACGCTCTCCGAGGACGGCCACCTCGTCGCCTACACCGGTGACGACGAGCGCTTCGACTACCTCTACAAGTTCGTCTCGCGCGACAAGTACCGCCGCGGCCACTCCCGCCGCGACCGCGAGCACAACCTGAGCCTGCTCGACCGCGGCACGCTCTACGTCGCGCGCTTCCTCGACGAGCAGCCCGGCGACACCGAGTACGACGGCATCGGCGAGTGGATCCCGCTGACGTCGGACAAGGAGTCGTACGTCGACGGCTTCACCGTCGCCGAGGTGTTGATCAACACGCGGCTCGCGGCCGACACGGTCGGACCGACGAAGATGGACCGGCCCGAGGACGTCGAGCGCAACCCGGTCAACGGCTCGGTCTACATCGCGTGCACGAACAACACCGCACGGACGCCGGCCCAGGTCGACGAGGCCAACCCGCGCCCGGCGAACAAGGACGGGCACATCATCGAGCTGGACGAGGCCGGTGGCGACGCCGCGTCGGACCTGTTCCGGTGGCGGATCTTCCTGGTCTGCGGCGACCCGACCGACCCGTCGACGTACTTCGGCGGGTACGACAAGACGAAGGTCAGCCCGATCTCCTGCCCGGACAACGTCGCGTTCGACAAGTCCGGCAACCTGTGGATCTCGACCGACGGCAACACGCTCGGCTCCAACGACGGCTTCTTCGCGGTGCCGACCAAGGGCGCGGAGCGCGGCCACGTCAAGCAGTTCTTGACAGTGCCGGCCGAGGCCGAGACGTGCGGGCCGTGGATCACCGACGACCAGCGGACCGCGATCGTCGCGGTGCAGCACCCGGGTGAGGGTGGCACCGTCGCGGAGCCGACCTCGCACTGGCCGTTCGGCGGCGTGCCCCGCCCATCGGTGGCTTGCGTCTGGAAGGACTGA